In Topomyia yanbarensis strain Yona2022 chromosome 2, ASM3024719v1, whole genome shotgun sequence, one DNA window encodes the following:
- the LOC131681893 gene encoding PTS-dependent dihydroxyacetone kinase 1, dihydroxyacetone-binding subunit DhaK-like, giving the protein MSLSNVGSSLTGLLKAHPGLQLLVDRNCVVRADNVAADGKVKLISGGGSGHEPAHAGYVGRGMLTAAVCGDIYSSPSVTAILDCLRSVASFKDSVIFIVKNYTGDRLSFGMALERAQAAMGFENLRMLLVGEDCAIEDSNIRKSVGKRGLAGVVLVHKLLGAMAEKGCDIEEIYNFGERLIQGNFVATIGFTFDLKDDTLENIEIGKGIHGEPGVYTMKACKDFSSIIDFAIAKLTNRVSKAADVVLLINNLGGTSEFLMGIFVNSLVEKIKPVYSVRRIYCGTFLSSLNQAGISVTVLNLGYSQKILEYLDFAVNTPSTLFGKSDAAYLPISTTIYIGIPEPLVPLNISNMYTISEDLGVKLASTILNFVCEALVSCTSMLNIIDREAGDGDTGTTIGKGSGAILEQLNAGKLDLAHPRHLLQQISIILQQDMGGSSGALYSLFFQGASTVFTYPAEGNQTVSIAHWSRALCEGIDTIVKYALTEIGDRTMLDALKEGEQRLASSVSQGLPVLDCVESFTKGCEEAARKTQQMVAKAGRASYAASSATPIVYKYPDPGAHAVSIWARALFEACKQVLV; this is encoded by the coding sequence ATGTCCCTCTCCAACGTTGGAAGCTCACTAACGGGATTACTAAAGGCCCACCCTGGACTTCAGCTACTCGTTGATCGCAATTGTGTTGTTCGGGCGGACAATGTTGCAGCCGATGGCAAAGTGAAGTTGATTTCAGGCGGCGGTAGTGGTCATGAACCAGCCCATGCCGGATATGTAGGTAGAGGAATGCTGACCGCAGCTGTATGTGGTGATATATACAGTTCACCCTCGGTTACCGCCATACTGGACTGTTTGAGATCGGTGGCTAGCTTTAAAGATAGTGTAATTTTTATAGTTAAAAATTACACTGGTGATCGATTAAGCTTTGGGATGGCACTTGAAAGGGCACAAGCTGCGATGGGTTTCGAAAACCTAAGGATGTTATTGGTGGGTGAGGATTGTGCTATTGAAGATAGCAATATTCGGAAATCTGTTGGAAAGAGAGGCTTGGCCGGTGTTGTCCTGGTTCACAAACTGTTGGGTGCTATGGCCGAAAAAGGTTGTGACATTGAAGAGATATACAATTTTGGAGAACGTTTGATACAGGGAAATTTCGTTGCAACGATTGGATTCACTTTTGATCTGAAAGATGATACTTTGGAGAACATTGAAATCGGAAAAGGCATCCACGGTGAACCAGGTGTGTACACTATGAAAGCATGCAAGGATTTTAGTAGTATCATCGATTTTGCCATCGCCAAACTGACCAATCGAGTTTCGAAGGCAGCCGATGTTGTGCTTTTAATCAACAACCTCGGGGGAACTTCGGAATTTTTGATGGGAATATTTGTGAACAGTTTAGTTGAAAAAATCAAACCAGTTTATTCAGTTCGCCGAATATATTGTGGAACATTTTTATCATCACTAAATCAAGCTGGCATTTCAGTTACAGTTCTTAACCTTGGCTACTCTCAAAAAATATTGGAATACTTGGACTTTGCTGTTAACACTCCATCAACACTTTTTGGAAAGTCTGATGCAGCATATCTACCAATATCAACTACTATTTACATTGGTATACCTGAACCACTAGTGCCATTAAATATCTCGAACATGTATACAATCAGCGAAGACTTGGGTGTCAAGCTTGCTTCAACCATACTAAACTTTGTTTGTGAAGCGCTAGTTTCTTGCACAAGTATGCTGAACATCATCGATAGAGAAGCTGGGGATGGTGATACCGGAACTACCATTGGAAAAGGGTCCGGTGCAATCTTGGAGCAATTAAACGCGGGCAAATTAGACCTAGCCCATCCAAGACATCTATTGCAACAAATAAGCATAATCCTGCAGCAAGATATGGGAGGCTCATCGGGTGCCTTGTACAGCCTATTCTTTCAAGGTGCCTCAACGGTTTTCACATACCCTGCCGAAGGTAACCAAACCGTTTCCATTGCTCACTGGAGTCGTGCATTATGTGAAGGAATCGACACAATAGTTAAGTATGCCCTCACGGAAATCGGCGATCGCACAATGCTTGACGCACTCAAAGAAGGCGAGCAAAGGCTTGCGTCGTCCGTTAGTCAGGGACTACCGGTGTTGGACTGCGTGGAAAGCTTTACCAAAGGTTGCGAGGAAGCAGCTCGGAAGACTCAGCAGATGGTTGCCAAGGCAGGCCGTGCGTCATACGCTGCTTCATCAGCAACGCCGATAGTCTATAAGTATCCCGATCCAGGGGCACATGCTGTTTCGATTTGGGCTCGCGCATTGTTTGAAGCATGTAAACAAGTGCTAGTTTAA
- the LOC131681895 gene encoding uncharacterized protein LOC131681895: MTTKRAFNVLEQRNTNENQHIGKTPLIGKNEPRAPFKLALKDLTNNSSSRSNFATKSQEPATKKPLQQKSIASSALHRKKSPESIAQQTTKKQLPFTIFTPHDAEYNRGKEACLREDLLEQMIEFTGSVYKREIKPMKPLRVQQLELPEFDVPQKTPKSATTPKDLPSNFLFNLPEVELPDLDFML, encoded by the exons ATGACTACCAAGCGAGCCTTCAACGTTCTGGAACAGAGGAACACTAACGAAAATCAACATATTGGCA AAACGCCATTGATCGGTAAAAATGAACCTCGCGCGCCATTCAAACTAGCTCTAAAAGATCTCACAAACAATTCTTCCTCGCGATCAAATTTCGCCACAAAATCACAAGAACCAGCTACCAAAAAACCTCTACAGCAAAAATCAATTGCTTCCTCGGCTCTGCACCGCAAGAAGTCTCCGGAAAGCATTGCTCAACAGACCACCAAGAAGCAGCTACCGTTCACAATCTTCACTCCACATGATGCAGAATACAACCGGGGAAAGGAGGCCTGTCTGCGGGAAGATTTGCTCGAGCAGATGATTGAGTTCACCGGAAGCGTATACAAACGGGAAATCAAACCGATGAAACCGCTCCGAGTTCAGCAGCTCGAATTGCCGGAATTCGATGTACCACAGAAGACCCCAAAGTCTGCGACGACACCGAAGGATTTGCCTAGCAATTTTCTGTTCAATCTACCGGAGGTGGAATTGCCAGATCTGGATTTCATGTTATAA